One window from the genome of Streptomyces sp. WZ-12 encodes:
- a CDS encoding ABC transporter permease: protein MFPFLLRRTIGAVVILVLLSAFTFFVFFSVGDPALMACGKNCTADNVALIHKNLGLDQPVPVQYWHFLVGIFVGRDFTLGHCAAPCFGYSFATKQDVWSTMMDRLPLTASLAVGGAVAFLVIGLGAGLIAAWKRGTLLDKAVTGVSMVLSSVQIYILGPVVLGIFVYSGIMAAPQYVNLTSNPVGWFMGLLIPWLVMATIFTAQYTRMARSTMIEQLQEEHVRTAKAKGMPARYVFLRYAWRGSLIPIVTILGVDLGSLFGGAMITEFTFQLAGLGRLAVDSVITLDLPMVMGVMIFSAALILVFNIIVDAAYAFIDPRVRLS, encoded by the coding sequence ATGTTTCCCTTCCTCCTTCGCCGGACGATCGGCGCGGTCGTCATCCTCGTCCTCCTCAGCGCCTTCACGTTCTTCGTCTTCTTCTCCGTGGGCGATCCCGCGCTGATGGCCTGCGGCAAGAACTGCACGGCCGACAACGTCGCGCTGATCCACAAGAACCTGGGACTGGACCAGCCCGTGCCGGTCCAGTACTGGCACTTCCTCGTCGGCATCTTCGTCGGCCGCGACTTCACCCTCGGCCACTGCGCCGCCCCCTGCTTCGGCTACTCCTTCGCCACCAAGCAGGACGTCTGGTCCACGATGATGGACCGGCTGCCGCTCACCGCGTCGCTGGCCGTCGGCGGTGCCGTGGCCTTCCTGGTGATCGGCCTGGGCGCCGGCCTGATCGCGGCCTGGAAGCGCGGCACGCTGCTGGACAAGGCCGTCACCGGTGTGTCGATGGTCCTCAGCTCGGTGCAGATCTACATCCTCGGCCCCGTCGTGCTGGGCATCTTCGTCTACAGCGGCATCATGGCCGCCCCGCAGTACGTGAACCTCACCAGCAATCCGGTCGGTTGGTTCATGGGCCTGCTGATCCCGTGGCTGGTGATGGCGACGATCTTCACCGCGCAGTACACGCGTATGGCGCGCTCGACGATGATCGAGCAGCTCCAGGAAGAGCACGTCCGCACCGCCAAGGCCAAGGGCATGCCGGCGCGTTACGTCTTCCTGCGGTACGCCTGGCGCGGTTCGCTGATCCCGATCGTCACCATCCTCGGTGTGGACCTGGGATCGCTGTTCGGCGGCGCGATGATCACCGAGTTCACCTTCCAGTTGGCGGGACTCGGCCGGCTGGCGGTCGACTCGGTCATCACCCTGGACCTGCCCATGGTGATGGGCGTGATGATCTTCAGCGCCGCCCTGATCCTGGTCTTCAACATCATCGTGGATGCGGCGTACGCGTTCATCGACCCGCGCGTGCGCCTGTCCTAG
- a CDS encoding ABC transporter ATP-binding protein has translation MTTPTKTAETPAPNGSGTGSFLSVRDLHVRFSTEDGIVKAVDGLSFDLERGKTLGIVGESGSGKSVTNLAVLGLHNPKATEITGEIHLDGQELTGAKEKTLEKLRGNKMAMIFQDALTALSPYYTVGRQIAEPFMKHTGANKREGRQRAIEMLTKVGIPQPNLRVDDYPHQFSGGMRQRAMIAMALACNPQLLIADEPTTALDVTVQAQILDLLKDLQQEFGSAIILITHDLGVVADTADDVLVMYAGRAVERGTVKEILSEPRHPYTWGLLSSMPRLSSDVSEALHPIPGSPPSLLNPPSGCAFNPRCAYTAEVDGDRCTTERPPLGLGRAAACHLTSEQKQTLFTEQIKPRLG, from the coding sequence GTGACCACACCCACCAAGACCGCGGAGACGCCGGCCCCGAACGGATCCGGCACCGGCTCCTTCCTCTCCGTCCGCGACCTGCACGTCCGCTTCTCCACCGAGGACGGCATCGTCAAGGCGGTCGACGGCCTCTCCTTCGACCTGGAGCGCGGCAAGACCCTGGGCATCGTCGGCGAGTCGGGCTCCGGCAAGTCCGTCACGAACCTGGCGGTGTTGGGGCTGCACAACCCCAAGGCGACCGAGATCACCGGTGAGATCCACCTGGACGGCCAGGAGCTCACCGGCGCCAAGGAGAAGACCCTGGAGAAGCTCCGGGGCAACAAGATGGCGATGATCTTCCAGGACGCGCTGACCGCCCTGTCGCCGTACTACACCGTCGGCCGGCAGATCGCCGAGCCGTTCATGAAGCACACCGGCGCCAACAAGCGCGAGGGCCGGCAGCGGGCGATCGAGATGCTGACCAAGGTCGGCATCCCGCAGCCCAACCTGCGGGTGGACGACTACCCGCACCAGTTCTCCGGCGGCATGCGCCAGCGCGCGATGATCGCCATGGCGCTGGCCTGCAACCCCCAGTTGCTGATCGCCGACGAGCCGACCACCGCGCTGGACGTCACCGTCCAGGCGCAGATCCTGGACCTCCTCAAGGACCTCCAGCAGGAGTTCGGCTCCGCGATCATCCTGATCACCCACGACCTCGGTGTGGTCGCCGACACCGCCGACGACGTGCTGGTGATGTACGCGGGCCGGGCGGTCGAGCGCGGCACCGTCAAGGAGATCCTCAGCGAGCCCCGCCACCCGTACACCTGGGGCCTGCTCAGCTCGATGCCGCGGCTCTCCTCCGACGTCAGCGAGGCGCTGCACCCGATCCCGGGTTCCCCGCCGAGCCTGCTCAACCCGCCCTCCGGCTGCGCCTTCAACCCGCGCTGCGCCTACACCGCGGAGGTCGACGGCGACCGCTGCACCACCGAGCGCCCGCCGCTGGGACTGGGCCGCGCCGCCGCGTGCCATCTGACCTCCGAGCAGAAGCAGACCCTCTTCACCGAGCAGATCAAGCCCCGGCTGGGCTAG
- a CDS encoding ABC transporter ATP-binding protein, whose amino-acid sequence MSKNDTLPAPRTPAPAQGEPLLTAEGLTKHFPIYGGFPFKRRVGAVQAVDAVDLTVHAGESFGLVGESGCGKSTTGRLLTRLMEPTGGKITYAGQDITHAGRKELAPIRSEIQMIFQDPYASLNPRQTVGTIISGPMEINGINPTGGREKRVRELLETVGLNPEHYNRFPHEFSGGQRQRIGVARALALEPKLIVADEPVSALDVSIQAQVVNLLQDLQRELGIAFVFIAHDLAVVRHFSQRVAVMYLGKIVEVGTRDEIYNRPRHPYTHALLSAVPEPRLTEEGVDDRERIRLAGDVPSPVNPPSGCRFRTRCWKAQDKCATEEPPLVQLGGSDAGHLTACHFPEEPTTAARGEDIVLDPALAAIEGVDGAHEQQD is encoded by the coding sequence ATGTCCAAGAACGACACCCTCCCCGCGCCCCGGACCCCCGCGCCCGCCCAGGGCGAGCCGCTGCTCACCGCCGAGGGGCTGACCAAGCACTTCCCGATCTACGGCGGCTTCCCGTTCAAGCGGAGGGTCGGGGCCGTCCAGGCCGTCGACGCGGTGGACCTGACCGTGCACGCCGGCGAGAGCTTCGGCCTGGTCGGCGAGTCCGGGTGCGGCAAGTCGACCACCGGCCGGCTGCTGACCCGGCTGATGGAGCCCACCGGCGGCAAGATCACTTATGCGGGGCAGGACATCACCCACGCCGGCCGCAAGGAGTTGGCGCCGATCCGCTCCGAGATCCAGATGATCTTCCAGGACCCGTACGCCTCGCTGAACCCGCGGCAGACGGTCGGCACCATCATCAGCGGGCCGATGGAGATCAACGGGATCAACCCGACCGGCGGCCGGGAGAAGCGGGTCCGCGAGCTCCTGGAGACCGTGGGCCTCAACCCCGAGCACTACAACCGCTTCCCGCACGAGTTCTCCGGCGGCCAGCGCCAACGCATCGGCGTGGCCCGGGCGCTCGCCCTGGAACCCAAGCTGATCGTCGCCGACGAGCCGGTCTCCGCCCTGGACGTCTCCATCCAGGCGCAGGTGGTCAACCTGCTCCAGGACCTCCAGCGCGAGCTGGGCATCGCGTTCGTCTTCATCGCCCACGACCTGGCGGTGGTACGGCACTTCAGCCAGCGGGTCGCGGTGATGTACCTCGGCAAGATCGTCGAGGTCGGCACCCGCGACGAGATCTACAACCGTCCGCGCCACCCGTACACCCACGCCCTCCTCTCGGCCGTCCCCGAGCCGCGGCTGACGGAGGAGGGCGTGGACGACCGCGAGCGGATCCGGCTCGCCGGCGACGTCCCCTCCCCCGTCAACCCGCCCTCCGGCTGCCGCTTCCGCACCCGCTGCTGGAAGGCCCAGGACAAGTGTGCGACCGAGGAGCCGCCGCTGGTCCAACTCGGCGGCAGCGACGCCGGCCACCTGACGGCCTGCCACTTCCCGGAGGAGCCGACGACGGCAGCCCGCGGCGAGGACATCGTCCTGGACCCGGCACTGGCGGCGATCGAGGGCGTGGACGGGGCGCACGAGCAGCAGGACTGA
- a CDS encoding ABC transporter ATP-binding protein translates to MAAVDEPLLEVRDLVKHFPLTRGVLVKKQVGAVKAVDGVSFALRPGETLGIVGESGCGKSTVARMLVGLERPTSGHIRYRGEDLTRLSGRAMKAVRRNIQMVFQDPYTSLNPRMTVGDIIGEPYEIHPEVAPKGDRRRRVQELLEVVGLNPEFVNRYPHQFSGGQRQRIGIARGLALRPEIIVADEPVSALDVSVQAQVVNLLARLQDEFHLSYVFIAHDLSVVRHLSDRVAVMYLGKIVELGTGEEIYDHPTHPYTQALLSAVPVPDPEARASRDRILLSGDVPSPADPPSGCHFRTRCWKARELCARVEPPLAVPTDFRHAEGAVRHPSACHFAGERRGR, encoded by the coding sequence ATGGCGGCAGTTGACGAACCGCTCCTCGAAGTCCGCGACCTGGTCAAGCACTTCCCGCTCACCCGCGGGGTGCTGGTCAAGAAGCAGGTCGGCGCGGTCAAGGCGGTCGACGGGGTCTCCTTCGCGCTGCGGCCGGGCGAGACCCTCGGCATCGTGGGGGAGTCCGGCTGCGGCAAGTCCACCGTCGCCCGGATGCTGGTCGGCCTGGAACGCCCGACGTCCGGTCACATCCGCTACCGCGGCGAGGACCTCACCCGCCTCTCCGGCCGCGCCATGAAGGCCGTCCGCCGCAACATCCAGATGGTGTTCCAGGACCCCTACACCTCGCTCAACCCCCGGATGACGGTCGGCGACATCATCGGCGAGCCCTACGAGATCCACCCCGAGGTGGCGCCCAAGGGCGACCGCCGGCGTCGGGTCCAGGAACTCCTCGAAGTCGTCGGCCTCAACCCGGAGTTCGTCAACCGCTATCCGCACCAGTTCTCCGGCGGCCAGCGCCAACGCATCGGCATCGCCCGGGGGCTCGCCCTCCGCCCGGAGATCATCGTCGCGGACGAGCCGGTCTCCGCCCTCGACGTCTCCGTGCAGGCCCAGGTGGTCAACCTGCTGGCCCGCCTCCAGGACGAGTTCCACCTCTCCTACGTCTTCATCGCGCACGACCTGTCCGTCGTGCGGCACCTCTCCGACCGGGTCGCGGTGATGTACCTCGGCAAGATCGTCGAGTTGGGCACCGGCGAGGAGATCTACGACCACCCCACCCACCCGTACACCCAGGCGCTGCTCTCCGCCGTCCCGGTGCCCGACCCCGAGGCCCGGGCCAGTCGGGACCGCATCCTGCTCAGCGGTGACGTCCCCTCGCCGGCCGACCCGCCGTCCGGCTGCCACTTCCGCACCCGCTGCTGGAAGGCCCGGGAACTGTGCGCCAGGGTCGAGCCACCACTGGCCGTCCCGACGGACTTCCGGCATGCGGAGGGTGCCGTGCGGCACCCGTCGGCCTGCCACTTTGCGGGGGAGCGGCGGGGGCGCTGA
- a CDS encoding ABC transporter ATP-binding protein gives MANHGGAAPEGPLLDVRDLRVEFRTRDGVAKAVNGVSYTVAAGQTLAVLGESGSGKSVTAQAVMGILDSPPGFVTGGEILFRGRDLLTLGREERRRIRGAKMAMIFQDALSALNPVLSVGAQLGEMFRVHTGASRKEARAKAVALMERVGIPAARARVGDYPHQFSGGMRQRIMIAMALALEPDLIIADEPTTALDVTVQAQVMDLLAELRREYRMGLVLITHDLGVVADVADTIAVMYAGRVVETAPVHQLYKAPAHPYTRGLLESVPRLGHQGRELHAIKGLPPNLTAVPPGCAFHPRCPLARDVCRTDRPPLYEVGPGRASACHFWKEAMNGGS, from the coding sequence ATGGCGAACCACGGCGGCGCGGCCCCCGAGGGGCCGCTGCTGGACGTCCGGGATCTCCGGGTGGAGTTCCGCACCCGCGACGGCGTCGCGAAGGCCGTCAACGGCGTCAGCTACACCGTGGCGGCCGGGCAGACGCTGGCGGTGCTCGGCGAGTCCGGCTCCGGCAAGTCCGTCACCGCGCAGGCCGTGATGGGCATCCTGGACTCCCCGCCGGGCTTCGTCACCGGCGGGGAGATCCTCTTCCGGGGGCGCGATCTGCTCACCCTGGGCCGGGAGGAGCGCCGGCGGATCCGCGGCGCGAAGATGGCGATGATCTTCCAGGACGCGCTCTCCGCCCTGAACCCGGTGCTCAGCGTCGGTGCCCAACTCGGCGAGATGTTCCGGGTGCACACCGGCGCGTCCCGCAAGGAGGCCCGGGCGAAGGCCGTCGCACTGATGGAACGGGTCGGCATCCCGGCCGCGCGGGCGCGGGTGGGCGACTACCCGCACCAGTTCTCCGGTGGGATGCGCCAGCGCATCATGATCGCCATGGCGCTCGCCCTGGAGCCGGACCTGATCATCGCGGACGAGCCGACCACCGCCCTGGACGTCACCGTCCAGGCCCAAGTCATGGACCTGCTCGCGGAGTTGCGCAGGGAGTACCGGATGGGGCTCGTCCTGATCACCCACGACCTGGGCGTGGTCGCCGACGTCGCCGACACCATCGCCGTGATGTACGCGGGCCGGGTCGTCGAGACCGCCCCGGTCCACCAGCTCTACAAGGCGCCCGCGCACCCGTACACCCGCGGCCTGTTGGAGTCCGTGCCCCGCCTGGGACACCAGGGCCGGGAGCTGCACGCGATCAAGGGCCTGCCGCCGAACCTCACCGCCGTCCCGCCGGGCTGCGCCTTCCACCCCCGCTGCCCGCTCGCCCGCGACGTCTGCCGCACCGACCGCCCGCCGCTCTACGAGGTCGGGCCGGGGCGGGCCAGCGCCTGCCACTTCTGGAAGGAGGCCATGAATGGCGGCAGTTGA
- a CDS encoding ABC transporter permease, translated as MPDPYVPKEAVGHGDGGNAALAIGAAESLERAPGAVPPPPGGEPTGKPRSLWSDAWHDLSRNPVFVLSALVIVFLVVIAIWPQAIATGNPYRADLSKAQLGASPGHPFGFDTQGRDVYTRVVYGARASITVGTCATAGAALLGSLLGGLAGFFGGWWDTLLSRIADIFFGIPVLLGGLVFLSVVISTTVWPVVGFIVLLGWPQIARIARGSVVTAKQNDYVQAARALGAGNGRMLLRHIAPNAVAPVIVVATIALGTYIALEATLSYLGAGLKPPTVSWGIDISAASTHIRNAPHMLLWPAGALSITVLAFIMLGDAVRDALDPKLR; from the coding sequence ATGCCTGATCCGTACGTTCCCAAGGAAGCCGTCGGCCACGGCGACGGCGGCAACGCCGCGCTCGCCATCGGGGCGGCCGAATCCCTGGAGCGCGCGCCCGGCGCCGTGCCCCCGCCCCCGGGCGGCGAACCCACCGGGAAGCCGCGCAGCCTGTGGAGCGACGCCTGGCACGACCTCAGCCGCAACCCGGTCTTCGTGCTCTCCGCGCTGGTCATCGTCTTCCTGGTGGTCATCGCCATCTGGCCGCAGGCGATCGCCACCGGAAACCCCTACCGCGCCGACCTGTCCAAGGCCCAACTGGGCGCCTCGCCCGGCCACCCCTTCGGCTTCGACACCCAGGGCCGGGACGTCTACACCCGGGTCGTCTACGGGGCCCGCGCCTCCATCACCGTCGGCACCTGCGCCACCGCCGGCGCCGCCCTCCTGGGCAGCCTCCTCGGCGGCCTGGCCGGCTTCTTCGGCGGGTGGTGGGACACCCTGCTCTCCCGGATCGCCGACATCTTCTTCGGCATTCCGGTCCTGCTCGGCGGGTTGGTCTTCCTCTCCGTGGTCATCAGCACCACCGTCTGGCCGGTGGTCGGCTTCATCGTGCTGCTCGGCTGGCCGCAGATCGCCCGGATCGCCCGCGGTTCGGTCGTCACCGCCAAGCAGAACGACTACGTCCAGGCCGCCCGGGCGCTGGGCGCCGGCAACGGGCGGATGCTGCTGCGGCACATCGCGCCCAACGCCGTCGCCCCCGTCATCGTCGTCGCCACCATCGCGCTGGGCACCTACATCGCCCTGGAGGCCACGCTGTCCTACCTCGGCGCCGGCCTGAAGCCGCCCACCGTCTCCTGGGGCATCGACATCTCCGCCGCCTCCACCCACATCCGCAACGCCCCGCACATGCTGCTGTGGCCGGCGGGCGCGCTGAGCATCACGGTGCTGGCGTTCATCATGCTCGGCGACGCGGTACGCGACGCCCTCGACCCCAAGTTGCGCTGA
- a CDS encoding ABC transporter permease, translated as MGRYVIRRLLQMIPVFIGSTFLIFVMVYALGDPVAAMFGDRAPDPATAAQIRHDLYLDQPLWKQYPHYMGQIFRGNFGTAFNGRPVTELMSTAFSVTLRLTLVAIVLETVVGIALGVFSGLRRGRGIDTTVLVLTLVVVSVPTFVSGYLLQFVFGVKLEWAAPTVALDAPLGQLLLPGLVLALVSLAYVTRLTRTSIAENARADYVRTAVAKGLPRHRVITRHLLRNSLIPVVTFIGTDIGALMGGAIVTERIFNIHGVGYQLYQGILRQNSPTVVGFVTILVLVFLIANLLVDLLYAVLDPRIRYA; from the coding sequence ATGGGACGTTATGTGATCCGGCGGCTGCTCCAGATGATCCCGGTCTTCATCGGCAGCACCTTCCTGATCTTCGTCATGGTCTACGCGTTGGGCGATCCGGTCGCCGCGATGTTCGGCGACCGGGCGCCGGACCCCGCCACCGCGGCGCAGATCCGCCACGACCTCTACCTCGACCAACCGCTGTGGAAGCAGTACCCGCACTACATGGGCCAGATCTTCCGCGGGAACTTCGGCACCGCGTTCAACGGTCGGCCGGTCACCGAGCTGATGTCCACGGCCTTCTCGGTCACCCTCCGGCTCACCCTGGTAGCGATCGTCCTGGAGACGGTGGTGGGCATCGCGCTCGGCGTGTTCAGCGGGCTGCGGCGCGGTCGGGGGATCGACACCACCGTGCTGGTGCTGACCCTCGTCGTGGTCTCGGTACCGACCTTCGTCAGCGGCTATCTGCTCCAGTTCGTCTTCGGCGTGAAGTTGGAGTGGGCCGCACCGACCGTCGCGCTGGACGCGCCGCTGGGCCAACTGCTGCTGCCCGGGCTGGTGTTGGCGCTGGTCTCGCTCGCCTACGTCACCCGGCTGACCCGCACCTCGATCGCGGAGAACGCCCGCGCCGACTACGTCCGCACCGCCGTCGCCAAGGGGCTGCCCCGACACCGGGTCATCACCCGCCATCTGCTGCGCAACTCCCTGATCCCGGTCGTCACCTTCATTGGCACCGACATCGGGGCGCTGATGGGCGGCGCCATCGTCACCGAGCGCATCTTCAACATCCACGGCGTCGGCTACCAGCTCTACCAGGGCATCCTCCGGCAGAACTCGCCGACCGTGGTGGGCTTCGTGACGATCCTGGTGCTGGTGTTCCTGATCGCCAACCTGTTGGTCGACCTGCTGTACGCCGTCCTCGACCCGAGGATCCGCTATGCCTGA
- a CDS encoding peptide ABC transporter substrate-binding protein yields the protein MRGAARAKWAVGAAALALAASACGGGTAGPGGSAVVSASWGDPQNPLEPANTNEVQGGKVLEMLMRGLKRYNPRTGAAENVLAERIETTDARHYTVTLKPGWTFSNGEKVTAKSFVDAWNYGALLDNKQKNAPFFQYIDGFDKVHPDKGTATAKTLSGLRVKDDHTFTVALHQKFSSWPDTLGYSAFMPLPQSFFRDHEGWLKKPIGNGPYEVDSYDKGTVLRMRKWKEYPGPDPAQNGGIDLRVYTDNDTAYTDLQAGNLDLVDDIPAAQLRNVRSDLGDRYINQPAGIIQTLTFPMYDPQWGKPGREKVRRGLSMAIDRQQITKEIFQHTRTPATDWTSPVLGEKGGYQAGVCGDACEFNPAGARQLIKEGGGLPGGRMTLTYNADTGSHKDWIDAVCNSINKTLGNDRACVGNPVGTFADFRNQISARHLTGPFRAGWQMDYPLIQNFLQPLYYTGASSNDGKFSNPEFDRLVNEANAAPDSRQAVAKFQEAERILAQQMPSIPLWYQNGSGGYSERISNVRLNPFSVPVYNEITVG from the coding sequence ATGCGCGGAGCCGCGCGCGCGAAGTGGGCCGTCGGCGCGGCGGCCCTGGCCCTCGCGGCCTCCGCCTGCGGGGGCGGCACCGCGGGCCCGGGCGGCTCCGCCGTGGTCAGCGCCTCCTGGGGGGACCCACAGAACCCGCTGGAGCCGGCCAACACCAACGAGGTGCAGGGCGGCAAGGTCCTGGAAATGCTGATGCGCGGCCTGAAGCGCTACAACCCCAGGACCGGCGCCGCCGAGAACGTCCTCGCCGAGCGCATCGAGACCACCGACGCCCGGCACTACACCGTCACCCTCAAGCCCGGCTGGACCTTCAGCAACGGCGAGAAGGTCACCGCCAAGTCCTTCGTGGACGCCTGGAATTACGGGGCGCTGCTCGACAACAAGCAGAAGAACGCGCCCTTTTTCCAATACATCGACGGCTTCGACAAGGTCCACCCCGACAAGGGCACGGCCACCGCGAAGACCCTCTCCGGACTCCGGGTGAAGGACGACCACACCTTCACCGTCGCCCTCCACCAGAAGTTCTCCAGTTGGCCGGACACCCTGGGCTATTCGGCTTTCATGCCGCTGCCGCAGTCGTTCTTCCGGGACCACGAGGGCTGGTTGAAGAAGCCGATCGGCAACGGCCCGTACGAGGTGGACTCCTACGACAAGGGCACCGTGCTGCGGATGCGGAAATGGAAGGAGTACCCCGGCCCGGACCCGGCCCAGAACGGCGGCATCGATCTGCGGGTCTACACCGACAACGACACCGCCTACACCGACCTCCAGGCGGGGAACCTGGATCTCGTCGACGACATCCCGGCCGCGCAGTTGCGGAACGTCCGCAGCGACCTCGGGGACCGCTACATCAACCAGCCGGCCGGCATCATCCAGACCCTCACCTTCCCCATGTACGACCCGCAATGGGGAAAGCCGGGCCGGGAAAAGGTGCGGCGCGGGCTGTCGATGGCGATCGACCGGCAGCAGATCACCAAGGAGATCTTCCAGCACACCCGCACCCCGGCCACCGACTGGACCTCGCCCGTCCTGGGCGAGAAGGGCGGCTACCAGGCCGGGGTGTGCGGCGATGCCTGCGAATTCAATCCGGCCGGGGCCCGGCAACTCATCAAGGAGGGCGGGGGACTTCCCGGCGGCCGGATGACGCTCACGTACAACGCGGACACCGGGTCCCACAAGGACTGGATCGACGCCGTCTGCAACAGCATCAACAAGACGCTGGGCAACGACCGGGCGTGCGTGGGAAATCCGGTCGGCACCTTCGCCGACTTCCGCAACCAGATCAGCGCCCGGCACCTGACCGGCCCCTTCCGGGCCGGCTGGCAGATGGACTACCCGCTGATCCAGAACTTCCTCCAACCGCTCTACTACACCGGCGCCTCGTCCAACGACGGGAAATTCAGCAACCCCGAGTTCGACAGGCTCGTCAACGAGGCGAACGCCGCCCCCGATTCCCGGCAGGCGGTGGCGAAGTTCCAGGAAGCGGAGCGGATCCTCGCCCAGCAGATGCCGTCCATTCCGCTGTGGTACCAGAACGGCAGCGGCGGCTATTCGGAACGGATCAGCAATGTGCGGCTCAATCCGTTCAGCGTGCCGGTCTACAACGAGATCACCGTCGGCTGA
- the typA gene encoding translational GTPase TypA, whose amino-acid sequence MATRHDIRNVAIVAHVDHGKTTIVDGMLKQAGAFAAHQLESVDDRVMDSNDLEREKGITILAKNTAVKYHPKDGGEPITINIIDTPGHADFGGEVERGLSMVDGVVLLVDASEGPLPQTRFVLRKALQQRLPVILCINKTDRPDSRIDEVVNETYDLFLDLDADEDQIEFPIVYACGRDGIASLTKPDDGTVPADSTSLEPFFSTILEHVPAPTYDEAAPLQAHVTNLDADNFLGRIALLRVEQGELRKGQTVAWMKRDGSIQNVRITELMMTEALTRKPAEMAGPGDICAVAGIPDIMIGETLADPENPVALPLITVDEPAISMTIGTNTSPLVGRGGTGKGADAKAAVKDRKVTARQVKDRLERELIGNVSLRVLDTERPDAWEVQGRGELALAILVEQMRREGFEMTVGKPQVVTQEIDGKVHEPVERMTIDVPEEHMGAVTQLMGVRKGRMDNMSNHGSGWVRMEFVVPSRGLIGFRTEFLTQTRGTGIAHSIHEGHEPWFGTLATRNNGSLVADRSGAVTAFAMTNLQERGVLFTDPGTEVYEGMIVGENSRSDDMDVNITKEKKLTNMRSSSADSFEAIVPPRKLSLEQSLEFCRDDECVEVTPEAVRIRKVNLDARERARAASRAKHG is encoded by the coding sequence ATGGCCACGCGCCACGACATCCGTAACGTCGCCATCGTCGCCCACGTCGACCACGGCAAGACCACCATCGTCGACGGCATGCTGAAGCAGGCAGGTGCCTTCGCCGCCCACCAGCTTGAGTCGGTCGACGACCGGGTCATGGACTCGAACGACCTGGAGCGTGAGAAGGGCATCACGATCCTCGCCAAGAACACGGCGGTGAAGTATCACCCCAAGGACGGCGGGGAGCCCATCACCATCAACATCATCGACACCCCCGGCCACGCCGACTTCGGTGGCGAGGTCGAGCGCGGTCTGTCGATGGTCGACGGTGTGGTCCTGCTCGTGGACGCCTCCGAGGGCCCGCTGCCGCAGACCCGCTTCGTGCTGCGCAAGGCGCTCCAGCAGCGCCTCCCCGTCATCCTGTGCATCAACAAGACGGACCGCCCGGACTCCCGGATCGACGAGGTCGTCAACGAGACCTACGACCTGTTCCTGGACCTGGACGCCGACGAGGACCAGATCGAGTTCCCGATCGTCTACGCCTGCGGCCGCGACGGCATCGCCTCGCTGACCAAGCCGGACGACGGCACGGTCCCGGCCGACTCCACGAGCCTGGAGCCGTTCTTCTCCACGATCCTGGAGCACGTCCCGGCCCCGACGTACGACGAGGCCGCTCCGCTCCAGGCGCACGTGACGAACCTGGACGCCGACAACTTCCTCGGTCGTATCGCGCTGCTGCGCGTCGAGCAGGGCGAGCTGCGCAAGGGCCAGACGGTGGCCTGGATGAAGCGCGACGGCTCGATCCAGAACGTCCGCATCACCGAGCTGATGATGACCGAGGCGCTCACCCGCAAGCCCGCCGAGATGGCGGGGCCCGGTGACATCTGCGCCGTCGCCGGTATCCCGGACATCATGATCGGCGAGACGCTGGCCGACCCGGAGAACCCGGTCGCGCTGCCGCTGATCACCGTCGACGAGCCGGCGATCTCCATGACCATCGGCACCAACACCTCGCCGCTGGTCGGCCGCGGCGGCACCGGCAAGGGCGCGGACGCCAAGGCCGCGGTCAAGGACCGCAAGGTCACCGCCCGCCAGGTCAAGGACCGCCTGGAGCGCGAGCTGATCGGTAACGTCTCGCTGCGCGTCCTGGACACCGAGCGCCCCGACGCCTGGGAGGTGCAGGGCCGTGGTGAGCTGGCGCTGGCCATCCTGGTCGAGCAGATGCGCCGCGAGGGCTTCGAGATGACCGTCGGCAAGCCGCAGGTGGTCACGCAGGAGATCGACGGCAAGGTGCACGAGCCCGTCGAGCGCATGACGATCGACGTGCCCGAGGAGCACATGGGCGCCGTCACCCAGCTCATGGGCGTCCGCAAGGGCCGGATGGACAACATGTCGAACCACGGCTCCGGCTGGGTCCGCATGGAGTTCGTCGTCCCCTCCCGCGGTCTGATCGGCTTCCGCACGGAGTTCCTGACCCAGACCCGCGGCACCGGCATCGCGCACTCCATCCACGAGGGCCACGAGCCCTGGTTCGGCACCCTGGCGACGCGCAACAACGGCTCGCTGGTCGCCGACCGCTCCGGCGCCGTCACCGCGTTCGCGATGACCAACCTCCAGGAGCGCGGCGTGCTGTTCACGGATCCGGGCACCGAGGTGTACGAGGGCATGATCGTCGGCGAGAACTCGCGCTCCGACGACATGGACGTGAACATCACCAAGGAGAAGAAGCTCACGAACATGCGGTCCTCGTCGGCCGACTCGTTCGAGGCGATCGTCCCGCCGCGCAAGCTGTCGCTGGAGCAGTCCCTGGAGTTCTGCCGCGACGACGAGTGCGTCGAGGTGACCCCGGAGGCCGTCCGCATCCGCAAGGTCAACCTGGACGCCCGCGAGCGCGCCCGCGCCGCGTCCCGCGCCAAGCACGGCTGA